A genomic segment from Tuwongella immobilis encodes:
- a CDS encoding thiamine pyrophosphate-binding protein produces the protein MQTTGIGSFLEVLHRSGISMVFGNPGTTELPLNDAISGDSRFRYILGIHEVPVMAMADGYAMASGMPGVVNLHTACGLGNAMGMLFNAMQSGTPLVVTAGQQDHRLLFDEPVLAGELVDVAKPWTKWAIEVPRAADMPNAIRRAIQIAMTPPMGPVFLSLPLNVQSDAIADADVSGAWLPDVRLAPSVARIQQAAQTILRAKNPLILAGSRVTEAGACEVLGQFAEVIGAPVLAECNTSHGRLPIAANHPLYAGPAPIWSPDVRQRLADHDLLIVVGMNLLRLYIHAEPSRPIPEGMPIVHLDSNPAEIGKNFPVEVGLWGDPRTGLEMLIAELAPRLSRELVQERRTRHEAAIAQQGTEFRGMLETHRDDSPMSPWTMMHAIAQVLPGDAAVIHEAPTGHRNVLEKLGVFRDPSGFFAPRGWALGWGVGAAVGVKLAWPHRPTVAILGDGSAMYGIQGLWSAAREQLPIVFIIGNNRQYRILRDCGVMLKLDKLASPNCPGMDLNAPNIDFVGLAQSLGVSACRVNSPSELQARLSAGLSGNSPLVIEVPLSE, from the coding sequence ATGCAGACCACCGGCATTGGCTCGTTTCTGGAAGTGCTCCACCGCTCGGGCATCTCGATGGTTTTCGGTAATCCGGGGACAACCGAATTACCGCTCAATGATGCGATTTCGGGCGATTCGCGATTCCGCTACATTCTGGGCATCCACGAGGTGCCGGTAATGGCAATGGCGGACGGCTACGCGATGGCCAGCGGCATGCCGGGAGTGGTGAATTTGCACACGGCCTGCGGGCTGGGCAACGCGATGGGAATGCTGTTCAACGCCATGCAATCGGGAACGCCGCTGGTGGTGACAGCCGGGCAGCAGGATCATCGGCTGCTGTTCGATGAGCCGGTGCTGGCCGGTGAGTTGGTCGATGTCGCCAAACCGTGGACGAAGTGGGCCATCGAAGTGCCCCGAGCGGCGGACATGCCCAACGCGATTCGGCGGGCGATTCAGATTGCGATGACTCCGCCGATGGGGCCGGTGTTTTTGTCGCTGCCGTTGAATGTGCAAAGCGATGCGATTGCGGATGCAGATGTTTCCGGGGCGTGGCTGCCGGATGTGCGGCTGGCGCCGAGTGTGGCCCGCATCCAGCAGGCAGCGCAGACGATTCTGCGGGCGAAGAATCCGCTGATTTTGGCCGGAAGCCGAGTGACGGAGGCGGGAGCCTGCGAAGTGTTGGGGCAGTTCGCCGAGGTAATCGGTGCCCCGGTGTTGGCGGAGTGCAATACCTCGCATGGCCGACTGCCGATTGCGGCGAATCATCCGCTCTATGCCGGGCCTGCGCCAATCTGGTCGCCGGATGTGCGGCAGCGGCTGGCGGATCATGATTTGCTGATTGTTGTGGGGATGAATTTGCTGCGGCTGTATATTCACGCCGAGCCGAGCCGACCGATTCCCGAGGGGATGCCGATTGTGCATCTGGACTCGAATCCGGCAGAAATCGGCAAGAATTTCCCCGTTGAGGTGGGGCTTTGGGGCGATCCCCGCACCGGGCTGGAAATGTTGATTGCTGAGTTGGCTCCGCGGCTGAGTCGGGAGCTGGTGCAGGAGCGACGAACCAGGCATGAGGCGGCGATTGCCCAGCAGGGCACGGAGTTTCGCGGCATGCTGGAAACGCATCGGGATGATTCGCCGATGTCGCCCTGGACGATGATGCATGCGATTGCCCAAGTGCTGCCCGGCGATGCGGCGGTGATTCATGAAGCGCCCACGGGGCATCGCAATGTGCTGGAAAAATTGGGGGTATTCCGCGATCCCAGCGGATTTTTTGCGCCGCGTGGTTGGGCGTTGGGGTGGGGCGTGGGGGCGGCTGTGGGTGTGAAATTGGCGTGGCCGCATCGGCCCACGGTGGCGATTCTCGGCGATGGGTCGGCGATGTATGGCATTCAGGGGCTGTGGAGTGCGGCCCGCGAGCAATTGCCGATCGTGTTCATCATCGGCAACAATCGGCAGTATCGCATTTTGCGGGATTGCGGCGTGATGCTCAAACTGGACAAACTGGCGTCGCCTAACTGTCCGGGGATGGATCTGAATGCGCCGAATATCGATTTTGTGGGGTTGGCGCAATCGCTGGGTGTGTCGGCGTGTCGGGTGAATTCCCCGAGTGAATTGCAGGCACGATTGTCGGCAGGATTGAGTGGAAACAGCCCACTTGTGATCGAGGTGCCACTTTCGGAGTAG
- a CDS encoding response regulator, translating into MEPVADCVLIVDDDDLVRSMLLFAMQYAKIDAIGAASGDEALAILTESKDRIRLAIIDILMPIMDGPKTLAMLRTISPDLPCIFISGESGKYSPNMLQELTNIPLIRKPFQLPNLIDTIRSYLRPSGPPLEMPPQADPPLDWPPTW; encoded by the coding sequence ATGGAACCTGTCGCGGATTGTGTCTTAATTGTCGATGATGATGACTTGGTTCGATCGATGCTGCTGTTCGCCATGCAGTATGCCAAGATCGACGCCATCGGAGCCGCTTCGGGCGACGAAGCGCTGGCCATTCTCACCGAGTCCAAAGACCGAATTCGGCTGGCGATCATCGATATTCTCATGCCAATCATGGACGGCCCGAAGACGCTGGCAATGCTCCGAACGATTTCTCCCGATCTGCCGTGCATCTTCATCAGCGGCGAATCGGGGAAATACAGCCCCAACATGCTGCAAGAACTGACCAACATTCCGTTAATTCGCAAGCCGTTTCAACTGCCGAATCTCATCGATACCATCCGCAGCTATCTGCGACCATCCGGGCCGCCGCTGGAGATGCCGCCGCAAGCCGATCCCCCGCTGGATTGGCCGCCCACCTGGTGA
- a CDS encoding ABC transporter permease, translating to MRWSAPWLIGSALILAVSPLWFPIVTLFSTPDAWQSLLEGGRLARLGGQSLLLATASASLALLIGLPTAILLERSPLPGRLLLRFALRLGLVIPLPILAIVWQGSLGVGGWLRLMLQCDSPYQPWDQGILPAILIHTVHGIPWVVLLMGLALHRVESTLEEDARLRMPPWQVLWRVTVPRCRVMLGIAWAIVAVQCLTEITVTDLMLVRTYAEEVYTQAVLQTIGPARAMAVSLPGIVLPAIGFVVLLRRGAFADLPRGESRPLAPLLVVKRRWIRILVGGMLGGIGLACLLIPLGTLVWKLGGGGDRPWNVSIASTELFRAIRIAGWLGIRSLIESLLVAVIVATGTLRLLDALRNRPRLRGAVLIVAVVAWLMPGPLIGLGLKQAIDIALDTEARLLPAGGPMRTVLYDSPESPLPVWWAQGLRIFPWCVLILAPTLWQIPREYHEWATLEGWSNWQRFRRISWPWAHSAWIRATVVSMIMAMTELPASKLVSIPGHDRLILELFNQMHYGVSRTVAALSLVQISICLGILLAIWGGVRHDAGILISSNETDNPRGSDSVPETERFSESALDQN from the coding sequence GTGCGGTGGTCGGCTCCTTGGCTCATCGGATCGGCCCTGATTCTTGCGGTCAGTCCGTTGTGGTTTCCCATTGTCACCCTGTTCAGCACTCCAGACGCCTGGCAAAGTCTGCTGGAAGGGGGCCGACTCGCCCGATTGGGTGGCCAATCGCTGCTTCTCGCCACCGCATCCGCCAGCTTGGCACTGCTGATCGGCCTGCCCACCGCGATTCTGCTCGAACGCAGTCCGCTTCCGGGCCGATTGCTCCTGCGATTCGCGTTGCGGTTGGGGCTGGTGATTCCGCTCCCCATTCTCGCCATTGTCTGGCAAGGCTCGCTGGGTGTCGGCGGGTGGTTGCGGCTGATGCTCCAGTGCGACTCGCCGTATCAACCCTGGGATCAAGGCATCCTCCCGGCCATCCTCATTCACACCGTGCATGGCATCCCCTGGGTCGTGCTGCTGATGGGGCTGGCGCTCCATCGGGTGGAATCCACTCTGGAAGAAGACGCCCGTCTGCGCATGCCCCCCTGGCAAGTGCTTTGGCGGGTGACGGTGCCCCGCTGCCGAGTCATGCTGGGAATCGCCTGGGCCATTGTCGCCGTGCAATGCCTGACCGAAATTACGGTCACCGATCTGATGCTGGTGCGTACTTATGCAGAGGAAGTGTATACCCAGGCGGTGCTGCAAACCATCGGCCCGGCCCGTGCCATGGCCGTTAGTCTGCCCGGCATTGTGCTGCCCGCCATCGGATTCGTTGTGCTGCTGCGGCGCGGTGCGTTTGCCGACTTGCCACGCGGCGAATCCCGGCCATTGGCTCCGCTTTTGGTTGTGAAGCGGCGTTGGATCCGGATTCTGGTAGGTGGTATGCTCGGCGGAATTGGCCTGGCGTGCCTGCTGATCCCACTCGGGACACTCGTCTGGAAATTGGGGGGCGGCGGTGATCGCCCTTGGAATGTCAGCATTGCCAGCACCGAGCTATTCCGTGCCATCCGGATTGCTGGCTGGTTGGGGATTCGCAGTCTGATCGAATCGCTGCTGGTCGCGGTCATCGTGGCCACCGGGACACTGCGCTTGCTGGATGCGCTGCGCAATCGGCCGCGACTTCGCGGGGCGGTGCTGATCGTCGCAGTCGTCGCCTGGCTGATGCCCGGCCCGCTGATTGGCTTAGGACTCAAGCAAGCCATCGACATCGCGTTGGATACCGAAGCGCGGCTTCTGCCCGCTGGCGGTCCCATGCGAACGGTGTTATACGATTCGCCCGAAAGTCCCCTGCCAGTGTGGTGGGCCCAGGGGTTGCGGATCTTCCCGTGGTGCGTGCTGATTTTGGCCCCGACGTTGTGGCAGATTCCCCGCGAATATCACGAGTGGGCCACCCTGGAAGGTTGGAGCAATTGGCAACGATTTCGACGAATTTCTTGGCCGTGGGCGCATTCCGCGTGGATTCGTGCTACGGTGGTTAGCATGATCATGGCGATGACCGAACTGCCCGCCAGCAAGTTGGTGAGCATTCCCGGACACGATCGCCTGATTTTAGAATTGTTTAATCAGATGCACTATGGGGTCAGCCGCACCGTAGCGGCCCTTAGTCTCGTTCAAATTTCGATCTGTCTCGGAATCCTCCTTGCAATCTGGGGCGGGGTTCGGCATGATGCGGGCATACTGATTTCATCAAATGAAACGGATAATCCGCGGGGATCCGATTCCGTTCCGGAAACCGAGCGGTTTTCCGAGTCGGCTCTCGACCAAAACTGA
- a CDS encoding outer membrane protein assembly factor BamB family protein: MRLGRAVLLATLWLLPVGATFADEYARLVTDPPALTAATLDRLNLTQSWRIKLPMDSRANGIALVQPLRDRLYVQMTSGSLVVLDASNGRYLWAASVGVPYTNIFPIAETDAYVYQVNGTRLYCYNRANGVLFFEMDMGSTPIVGPAARDNEVFVCLGDNSIYKLRLPVRGVLKQSTYRNGRKQSSQPEDLPLSPESRSPRFVGSNPIGGPTQFDSYTRPTRMRTIGSGSEGENKSPSLAVLPSLRPPYTVDTGSRTESIVILESLRQPYLPPRKGTRTPSIAVIPPSIARAETLNDIRGTNYGADKVWKYASPRRVTSSPLLTEIYLFAPITSTGALENEGRMIALTLDERVLDFSIDLDGQVPSALSRYGDTAYTSTLNAQTYAMEMNTGRILWRQPGGPYPEKPVASDRELFLGGHGIGIARLNRTTGETMWSFPLAGSIRAINPKFVYAANNRGKLFILDRNRSVGSIGVDLASLEIGQFPVPVVNEYDDRLYLAANDGTIISLHDRTYLDPVRLAPPPPVEAAPKKDAEAPMDAEPKKDDN, translated from the coding sequence ATGCGATTGGGAAGGGCTGTCCTGCTCGCCACGCTGTGGTTGCTGCCCGTTGGCGCGACCTTTGCTGATGAATATGCCCGGCTGGTCACCGATCCCCCGGCGCTGACAGCCGCCACCTTGGATCGGCTGAACCTGACCCAGAGCTGGCGCATCAAACTCCCCATGGATTCCCGCGCCAACGGCATTGCCCTGGTGCAGCCGCTGCGGGATCGGCTCTATGTGCAGATGACCAGCGGCAGCCTCGTCGTGCTGGATGCCAGCAATGGCCGCTATCTCTGGGCCGCCTCCGTGGGGGTGCCGTACACCAACATCTTCCCCATCGCCGAAACCGATGCTTACGTCTATCAGGTCAACGGCACCCGGTTGTATTGCTACAACCGCGCGAACGGCGTTCTGTTCTTCGAAATGGACATGGGCTCCACGCCCATCGTCGGCCCTGCCGCACGAGACAACGAAGTCTTCGTCTGCCTGGGCGATAATTCAATTTACAAATTGCGGCTTCCCGTGCGCGGGGTCTTGAAGCAATCGACCTACCGCAACGGCCGCAAGCAAAGCAGTCAGCCCGAAGATTTGCCCCTCTCCCCGGAAAGTCGCTCGCCGCGATTTGTCGGCTCGAATCCGATTGGCGGCCCGACGCAATTTGATTCGTACACGCGCCCCACGCGAATGCGGACAATCGGCTCGGGAAGCGAAGGCGAGAACAAGTCCCCGTCGCTGGCTGTGCTGCCATCGCTGCGACCGCCGTATACGGTGGACACCGGCTCGCGGACGGAATCGATCGTGATTCTCGAATCGCTGCGGCAGCCGTATCTGCCCCCCCGCAAGGGCACGCGCACGCCCAGCATCGCCGTCATTCCGCCCAGCATTGCCCGCGCGGAGACGCTTAACGACATTCGCGGCACCAATTACGGGGCCGACAAAGTGTGGAAATACGCCTCGCCTCGCCGCGTCACCTCCAGCCCGCTGCTGACCGAAATCTACCTGTTCGCTCCGATCACCTCGACTGGGGCGCTGGAAAACGAAGGCCGCATGATCGCCCTGACGCTGGACGAGCGAGTTCTGGATTTCTCCATCGATCTCGACGGGCAAGTTCCATCGGCCCTCAGCCGCTACGGTGACACGGCCTATACGAGCACGCTGAATGCCCAAACCTATGCGATGGAAATGAACACCGGCCGCATTCTGTGGCGGCAACCCGGTGGCCCGTATCCGGAAAAACCCGTCGCCAGCGACCGCGAATTGTTCCTGGGCGGCCACGGAATCGGCATCGCCCGATTGAATCGCACCACCGGCGAAACAATGTGGAGTTTCCCGCTTGCCGGATCGATCCGCGCCATCAATCCCAAGTTTGTCTACGCGGCCAACAATCGAGGCAAGCTGTTCATTCTCGACCGCAACCGCTCGGTCGGTTCGATCGGGGTCGATCTCGCCTCGCTGGAAATCGGCCAATTCCCCGTGCCGGTGGTCAACGAATACGACGATCGACTGTATCTGGCGGCCAACGACGGCACCATCATCAGCCTGCACGACCGCACCTATTTGGACCCCGTGCGATTGGCTCCGCCACCGCCAGTGGAAGCGGCCCCGAAAAAGGACGCCGAGGCACCCATGGACGCCGAACCGAAAAAAGACGATAATTGA
- the tadA gene encoding tRNA adenosine(34) deaminase TadA: MDLSAFELPLSDPRHPIHLAHMEMALEEAAIAASEDEVPVGAVIISLDQGVIAKAHNQREQLMDPTAHAEMIALTQAARTLQSWRLERTILYVTLEPCPMCAGAIVQARVPMVVYGCTDPKAGACHTLYQITQDPRLNHRCQTIGGVYSDRCAAMLSEFFAAKRRAKLRQPHDPHN, encoded by the coding sequence ATGGATTTATCTGCGTTTGAGCTTCCGCTGAGTGATCCCCGTCATCCGATCCACTTGGCGCATATGGAGATGGCGTTGGAAGAGGCCGCGATTGCCGCCAGCGAAGATGAGGTGCCCGTGGGGGCGGTGATTATCTCGCTGGATCAAGGCGTGATTGCCAAGGCCCACAACCAGCGCGAGCAACTCATGGACCCCACCGCACACGCGGAAATGATCGCGCTCACCCAGGCGGCCCGGACGTTGCAATCCTGGCGGCTGGAGCGGACGATTTTGTACGTGACGTTGGAACCCTGCCCGATGTGTGCCGGGGCGATTGTCCAGGCACGGGTGCCGATGGTGGTGTATGGCTGCACCGATCCCAAGGCGGGTGCCTGTCACACGTTGTATCAGATCACGCAAGATCCGCGATTGAACCATCGTTGTCAGACGATTGGCGGGGTGTATTCAGACCGCTGTGCGGCGATGCTTTCAGAATTTTTTGCGGCGAAACGTCGAGCCAAGCTGCGACAACCGCACGACCCGCATAATTGA
- a CDS encoding dimethylarginine dimethylaminohydrolase family protein — translation MATLLMCNPLFYDVTYSINPWMRPTEVPTDRSLAQRQWDQLVQTFTDLGVRVEVIPGRANLPDMVFTANAGLVSGKRVVLARFKHPERQPERHFFGDWFATHGYTIVDFLDDHSWEGAGDSLVGAAPNGQPEYLYLGHDFRSDWQAVTHPGWRTFLPTHRVYPLKLVDPYFYHLDTCFCPLQRGIALIYPPAFLPEQIACLEQEHGLTLLKVPEADARKFACNAVCVDHSVVIPAGCGATRELLRSAGFEAIETPVTEFIKAGGACKCLTLRLE, via the coding sequence ATGGCTACGTTGCTGATGTGCAACCCGCTGTTCTACGATGTGACCTATTCGATTAACCCCTGGATGCGCCCCACCGAAGTTCCCACCGACCGCTCCCTGGCGCAGCGACAATGGGATCAATTGGTGCAAACCTTTACCGATCTGGGCGTTCGGGTGGAAGTCATCCCCGGACGGGCGAATCTGCCGGACATGGTGTTCACTGCCAATGCCGGTCTGGTCAGCGGCAAGCGAGTGGTCCTTGCCCGATTCAAGCATCCGGAACGCCAACCCGAGCGACACTTCTTCGGGGATTGGTTTGCGACGCACGGCTACACGATTGTCGACTTTTTAGACGACCATTCCTGGGAAGGGGCCGGGGATTCGCTCGTGGGGGCCGCCCCGAATGGGCAGCCGGAATATCTGTATCTGGGCCACGATTTCCGCTCCGATTGGCAGGCGGTGACGCATCCGGGGTGGCGCACCTTTCTGCCAACGCATCGCGTCTACCCGCTCAAATTAGTCGATCCCTATTTCTATCATTTGGATACCTGCTTTTGTCCGCTACAGCGGGGCATTGCGTTGATCTATCCGCCGGCGTTTTTGCCGGAACAAATCGCCTGCCTGGAACAGGAACATGGGCTGACCTTGCTGAAAGTCCCCGAGGCAGATGCCCGAAAATTCGCATGCAATGCCGTCTGTGTGGATCATTCCGTGGTCATCCCGGCGGGGTGCGGTGCCACCCGCGAATTGCTGCGATCCGCGGGATTCGAGGCCATCGAAACGCCGGTCACGGAATTCATCAAAGCCGGCGGCGCGTGCAAATGCTTGACCTTGCGATTGGAATGA
- a CDS encoding WD40 repeat domain-containing serine/threonine protein kinase yields MTVPHSDSDHTLPDSPRKPEHLSSTGLHVVPPTPPAPTEHSSRGNIAYESTDDVLEALHPSRVARYGSTSDYASPAQPITHVTSMVMLEGGFSPLAQGDSVEPLPTNRITIPGYHLLGLLGRGGMGRVYHAVQQPINRPVALKMVDQRAQTIDLVRFLAEAEAIAAIDHPSVVRIYEFGEAQGQPYLAMEYLPGGSLADRLQREGPIPSRVAGIILEKLARGIQAAHDAGIVHRDLKPANVLFDGHGQPKIVDFGLAKIDGGSNLTQAEDVLGTPVYMSPEQARGGTQSVGPAADVYALGVILYEMLCGKPPFEHADVWKLLSKVQFDDPPSLRQKVPGISLDLERIVSTCLAKIPSERFASAGELADELQRWLNDEPLKIRPPGIFERINKWVRRKPTIAIAYILSVTVTGLLIFAVSAIQSLAREEEARQQLSDLQQATETARHNEELARKQAEADRDAAARARDEAIAARQAEQAAVGRLLRMDAHHTVELAYRQTLVPAVASAERLLETCPPEFRGWEWELVQSLCDQSAWKSNLQADSLGAFAIDPRNDHLWAIDTRGTLRSIHPQSGIPLVNVPLGILDAQCMTVLSHNQMIIVGTRAGDVFLIPAENRRPIHLGKHDGPVTDVAMLTTDQIVTTSEDQTIRVWSLATRNVLTTLERQSSAVRCVATAPRMDYFLTGGHDRRLRFWSTQTWQLQHTTEPLAGPITDIELSPDARTAFIVTQDGPIYQMLLFPTPEMSRPPFPIIPTPPARILSICMPAGIGTLLTSSNDQAVRIWPIPDNQKGHTLLTGHRSSVLKVLTTLRGDRAFSLTSQGEIFAWDLHQRPHQRRHFTGTRGRITQIAYHPKMTQLAMGDSSGSLRIIPLVGMNPPIEIIQAKEIRSMVYSPDGARLAVSTVHGHIAIVDTQTGRVQSQIVDANPIPNQLIFSPDGSELMGTLQTTDIQVWSTLTGKPLPPIQTQIPGIRSLVVSPDGTAFLVGTARGQILRLDRATRQTVEIAQFTGRITNILLTPNGESLLVTTDRVQDGLVQIRLANHAIQQRMVLSNPVEYLHCRNDNRTLVTSGSERFLRFWDLQQGVATLSIDLPRTGARPVQFSPDGKRLATQMDLNTLLEWHPGERIHRPSRGSR; encoded by the coding sequence ATGACGGTACCACACTCGGATTCCGATCATACCCTGCCAGATTCTCCGCGCAAGCCGGAGCATCTCTCCTCGACCGGGTTACACGTCGTCCCGCCAACACCTCCGGCACCCACCGAGCATTCCTCGCGTGGGAACATCGCTTACGAATCGACCGATGATGTCCTGGAAGCGCTGCACCCCTCTCGTGTGGCCCGGTATGGATCCACAAGTGATTATGCGAGTCCGGCCCAACCCATCACGCATGTCACCTCGATGGTGATGCTCGAAGGCGGATTCTCCCCCTTGGCCCAAGGCGACTCCGTCGAGCCGCTCCCGACCAACCGAATCACGATTCCCGGCTACCACTTGCTGGGGCTGTTGGGTCGCGGCGGCATGGGGCGGGTCTACCACGCGGTGCAGCAGCCCATCAATCGGCCGGTGGCGCTGAAGATGGTCGATCAGCGTGCGCAAACCATTGACCTGGTTCGCTTTCTGGCGGAAGCCGAAGCAATTGCCGCGATTGACCATCCATCCGTCGTGCGGATTTACGAATTCGGCGAAGCCCAGGGGCAACCGTACCTGGCGATGGAATATCTGCCCGGTGGTTCGCTGGCGGATCGCTTGCAGCGCGAGGGGCCGATTCCATCTCGTGTGGCGGGAATCATTCTCGAAAAGCTCGCCCGCGGCATTCAAGCGGCCCACGATGCCGGGATCGTCCACCGCGATTTGAAGCCCGCCAACGTGCTGTTCGATGGCCATGGGCAACCGAAGATCGTCGATTTCGGGTTGGCGAAAATCGACGGCGGCTCCAATCTCACCCAGGCCGAAGATGTGCTGGGCACGCCAGTCTACATGTCTCCGGAGCAGGCGCGGGGCGGCACCCAATCGGTTGGCCCCGCCGCCGATGTGTACGCATTGGGCGTGATTCTGTACGAAATGCTCTGCGGAAAGCCGCCGTTTGAACATGCCGACGTTTGGAAATTGCTCAGCAAAGTACAATTCGATGATCCACCGTCGCTGCGGCAGAAAGTGCCGGGAATCTCTCTGGATTTGGAGCGCATCGTCAGCACTTGCCTGGCGAAAATCCCCTCCGAACGCTTCGCAAGCGCCGGCGAATTGGCCGACGAGTTGCAGCGCTGGCTCAACGATGAGCCGTTGAAGATTCGGCCACCAGGCATCTTTGAGCGCATCAATAAATGGGTGCGTCGCAAGCCGACGATTGCGATTGCCTACATTCTGTCGGTGACCGTGACGGGGTTGTTGATTTTCGCCGTCAGTGCGATCCAATCGCTGGCTCGGGAAGAAGAAGCGCGGCAACAGCTGAGCGACTTGCAACAAGCCACGGAAACCGCCCGTCACAACGAGGAACTCGCCCGAAAACAGGCCGAAGCCGACCGCGATGCTGCCGCCCGCGCCCGAGATGAGGCCATCGCCGCGCGACAAGCCGAGCAAGCCGCCGTTGGCCGACTGCTGCGCATGGATGCCCACCACACCGTGGAATTAGCGTATCGTCAAACCTTGGTGCCGGCTGTGGCCAGCGCCGAGCGATTGCTCGAAACCTGCCCGCCCGAATTCCGCGGCTGGGAATGGGAACTCGTGCAATCGTTGTGCGATCAATCCGCCTGGAAATCCAACCTCCAGGCCGACTCGTTGGGTGCATTCGCCATCGATCCTCGCAATGACCACTTGTGGGCAATCGACACGCGAGGCACCCTGCGATCGATCCATCCGCAATCGGGAATCCCCCTGGTGAATGTGCCCTTGGGAATTCTCGACGCGCAATGCATGACGGTGCTCAGTCACAATCAAATGATCATCGTCGGCACCCGCGCAGGTGACGTCTTTTTGATTCCTGCCGAGAATCGGCGCCCCATTCACCTGGGGAAGCATGATGGCCCGGTGACCGATGTGGCGATGCTCACCACCGATCAAATTGTCACCACCAGCGAAGACCAAACCATTCGCGTTTGGAGCCTGGCAACCCGGAACGTGCTGACCACGCTGGAGCGGCAAAGCAGCGCGGTGCGCTGTGTGGCGACCGCACCGCGCATGGACTATTTCCTCACGGGTGGGCACGATCGTCGCTTGCGATTTTGGAGCACGCAAACCTGGCAACTGCAGCACACCACCGAACCACTGGCAGGCCCGATTACCGATATCGAATTGTCTCCAGACGCGCGCACAGCATTTATCGTCACGCAAGATGGCCCCATTTACCAGATGTTGCTGTTCCCAACGCCGGAGATGAGTCGGCCGCCGTTTCCGATCATTCCCACCCCCCCGGCACGCATTTTATCCATCTGCATGCCTGCGGGCATTGGCACCTTGCTGACCAGCAGCAACGATCAGGCCGTGCGCATTTGGCCGATTCCCGACAACCAAAAAGGGCACACCCTGCTGACGGGGCATCGCAGTTCGGTGTTGAAAGTGCTAACGACCCTGCGCGGCGACCGGGCATTCAGCTTGACCAGTCAGGGCGAAATTTTTGCCTGGGACTTGCACCAACGCCCGCATCAGCGTCGCCACTTCACCGGCACTCGCGGGCGAATCACCCAAATTGCCTATCATCCAAAGATGACGCAACTTGCCATGGGTGACAGCAGCGGCTCTCTCCGCATCATTCCGCTTGTTGGAATGAATCCGCCAATCGAAATCATCCAGGCCAAGGAAATTCGCTCCATGGTCTATTCGCCGGATGGAGCGCGGCTGGCCGTTAGCACCGTTCATGGGCACATTGCGATTGTTGACACCCAGACTGGCCGGGTGCAAAGCCAAATCGTCGATGCCAACCCCATCCCGAATCAATTGATTTTTTCACCGGATGGCTCGGAGTTGATGGGCACACTTCAAACCACCGACATCCAGGTCTGGTCAACGCTCACCGGCAAACCGCTGCCACCCATTCAAACCCAGATTCCGGGCATCCGCTCGCTGGTCGTGTCGCCGGATGGAACCGCGTTTCTCGTGGGCACCGCGCGTGGGCAAATTCTGCGGCTGGACCGCGCGACTCGCCAGACCGTCGAAATCGCTCAATTCACCGGGCGAATCACGAATATCCTGCTCACCCCGAACGGGGAATCGCTGCTGGTGACCACCGACCGCGTGCAAGATGGCTTGGTCCAAATCCGACTTGCCAACCACGCCATCCAGCAACGAATGGTGCTGAGCAACCCGGTGGAATACCTCCATTGTCGCAACGACAATCGCACGTTGGTCACATCGGGAAGCGAGCGATTTCTGCGATTTTGGGATCTTCAGCAAGGCGTGGCGACACTCTCAATCGATCTGCCCCGGACTGGAGCGCGACCGGTGCAGTTTTCGCCGGATGGGAAACGACTCGCCACACAAATGGATCTCAATACATTGTTGGAGTGGCATCCCGGCGAGCGAATCCATCGCCCCAGCCGTGGAAGCCGCTAA